The following is a genomic window from Armatimonadota bacterium.
GTCGCCGAGTCCAGGTTCGACCTGCCCAAGGATATTGAGATACGCAACGTCCCGGAGCCTAAGAAGGACAGCGAGGCCGCCGACAAGAGCGAAAAGCCGGATGCCGCAGCAAGAGACGAGACCGCGACAAAGGAGTAAGCGATGCAGTTTATCAGCCCTCGACGCTTCCGGATCCTCGCGTGGTCCGTGTTCGCCTTTGCAGCGGTTTCGGGGCTCACCCTGTCAGCATTGTTCACCTCTACAGGAGGAGCATCGCCGTCAGGCTCTAAGAAGCTGACCATCCTGTACAGCAACCAGGCCTTCGGACAGATACGCTCGTGCAACTGCACGAAGTTCCGCTACGGGGGATATGGTCGGGAGGCCACGCTGGTTCAGAACCTGAGGAAGGAAGACCCAAACGTCGTTCTCGTCGAAGGCGGCGATGCCGTGGGGCGCGAGGATATCGAGCAGGACAAGCTGAAGTCGGAAGTCGCAATGAAGGCGATGAAGGATATCGGGTACGCGGCGTTTGTGCCTGGCGAGGCCGAACTGCGGTTCGACCGCGAGCACATCCAGAACTGGGCCGCTCTTTCCAAGACGCCTTTCATCATGGCCAACGCCAAGTATAAAGAGACCGGAGAGCCGGTCTGCGACCAGTCTTACATAGCAGTGAAGATGCCCAACGGACTCCGCGTGACGGTAATCGGCGTCGCGGGCACCGAGCTGTTCCCGGACATGATGCAACCGAACCTCAAAGTGGAAGTGTCGGATCCCGAGGCGGCGGTCAAGGACATTCTGCGGAAGGTCCGCTCACAGTCCGAAGTGGTAATCGTAATTGCGCACATGACGACAGAGAAGGCCAGGCCGCTTGCCAGGATCGCCGGCATCGACGCGCTCATCTGCACGCATTCGTTTGAGAAGCTGGAGATGCCCGAGAAGGACCGGAACATCGTGCAGACCCCGCACGAGAAGATCGGAGACTGCGTATTCGTCATCAGCAATTCGAGATCGGGATGGGGAGTGGGGAGACTCGATCTGGAGGTCGCCGGCAAGAAGATCAACGTTGTACAGAGCCGAACTTTCTTCCTCGACCGCGAATATGACGAGCACCCCACGATAGTGAAGCTCTACGACGAGTACAACACAAAGGTCGCCGAGATGACGGCCAAGCAGCAGAACCAGTTTCGACAGCAGTTCGAAGAGCGCTTGAAGGAACGGGGCATTGACCCTAGCACGCGCAAGCGCGAGAGCCCGTTTACCGGCGGCGACGCATGCAAGACGTGCCACGAGGACGCCTACAGCCAGTGGGCAGGCACTCGTCATGCGACGGCGATGGCCACGCTCGAGAAGATGGGACAGCAGGCCGACCCGGAGTGCGTGGGATGCCACACGACGGGGGCCCTGCAACGAGGCGGGTTCACTACACTGAAGGAGACCCCGAACCTGGTGAACGTGCAGTGCGAGGCGTGCCACGGCGCCGGGCTCTCACACAAGGAGAAACCCGCCGCCGGATACGGCAAGGTATCAGAGGAACTCTGCCGAAGCTGTCACACTGAGGCGTACAATCCGGACTTCGACTACGAAGCGATGCTCGCGCCGGTCCGGCACAAGAAGGACTAGCTAACCTTGACAAACCAGAGCCCCCGACCGCTCGCGGTCGGGGGCGGGCCGGCATTTCACGCGTCGGCGATCGTCACGCTCTGCGCCGTCTGATCATCGCACCGAGCGAAGCGACTCCGCCGAGCAGGGCCATCATCGAGCCGGGTTCCGGTACGGCTACGCCGTCATACGGAGTCTGCTCCTCACCAAGCACGCTGTAGTAGGCGGTGAAGAAGAGGGCCGGCGTCGGCGCGGCGATCTCAAAACCTTTGAGCTTCTCGCCCGGGCCGGGATCGTTCCCTACGGCATCGAACGCGGGGAAGTCATAGGCGGGGTTGACAACCCAGCCGGCCGGCGCGCCGACAACCGTGAAGTAGTCGCTCGCGACCGCCGGATCCCAGTAGATGTCGAGATACAGAGGGATCACGTCTCCTCCGGGTGCGTCGTTGTTGATGAGCGTGTATATCCACGTGCCGGGCGCGGCACCGGGACCGTAGGTCATCGAGAAGGGACCCACGGCAAAAGCGGATGTGCTGCAGAGGGCGATCACAGCCAGGGCTATGATCAGGCTCAATGTCAGTTTCATCGTACATTACCTCCTTATAGCGGCTGACGAAACTTTTGGAAGAACGATTGCCGGACGGGTACTCTCCGTCCAGCAGGTGCAGGCACAGACGCAGAGCAGCGTTTTCCAGCGACTGCCACAGGTACTATCTGCAAGAAACGTGCCAAAGACTGACGGACGACGAAAAAACCACTAACTAATTTAGTAAGCAACCGCCAGCAGTGTTGTGGTATAATGTTGTATAACTTCGGACTGGGGAGATAGCCAATGACTGTCAGATTTGCACCGGCAAGAAACCTGCTCATTGCCATACTGGCGATGACTGCGCTGGTAGCGTGCAGCAGCACCCTGGCGGCACCGACTCCCGGCGCCGAGTTCAAGCTGCCCAACGCGGTCGGCCCGACTCGGTACAATCAGCAGTACACGGACATCTGCGCCGGAAACGGGGTGTATCTGGCGGTCTGGCACGACCAGCGGTCAGGCGCCGACTTCGACGTCTACGGGATCCTGCTGGACGTGAACGGCAACCCGATCGGCGAGGAGTCTTTCCTGATCTCGAAGATGACGGGAGGCGCATCTGCCCCAAATGATCAGTTATACCCGGGGGTCGGGTTCAACGGGACCAACTTCCTGGTAGCGTGGGCAGATAAACGTGCCGCCAACGTCATTCCCCGCATCTACGCGTCCAGAGTCACCCCATCCGGCGAAGTCCTCGACCTCAATGGGATCGCACTGCCGACAGCTGTTACACCCACGGATCAGACTGCGCCGCAGATCGCATCGAACGGCACGGACTGGATGGTCGTGTGGCAGGAGAAGAGCTCCAGCGGCAGTGACGACATATGGGGCACCGTCGTATCCGCGGCAGGCACCGTGGGTACAAGGACTGCCATATCAAACCGCACGGACAACGAACAGTGGCCGGGCATCGCTTGGAACGGCACGAACTACCTTGTGGTATGGCAGGACTACCGAAACTCCGAGTCCACCGGCACGGATATCTACGGCGTCAGGCTCACCAGCGCAGGCGCGAAGGTGGCAGGCTCGGAGAAGATCATCTCGACCGCCGCAGGCTCTACATCGGCAGGGGCCGCAGGGGCTCAGAGCGTGCCCTCCGTCGCCGCGGTAGCGTCGAGCATCTGGCTCATAGTCTGGCAGGACGCTCGCGGCGCCAACTCAGACATCTACTGTGCCCGCATGAGCAGCAGCGGGACCGTATCGGATCTCGGCGGAGTGGCGGTATCCACGGCCGCCAACGATCAGGAGGAGCCAAGAGTGACCTGGGACGGCACGTACTTCCTAGCGGCATGGAGGGACAAGAACGCCTCGTACGGCATCCGGGCCTCCAGAATCACCACGAACGCTGCGGTGCTCGATCCGGGCGGCATAGCCGTGATAAACAGCGCCGCCGGACCGTATGGGCCGGCAGTTTCAGGGCGCGACGGCGTCAGCCTGGTGGCCTGGTACTCCCTGGACATTTCCGATTCGGACATCTTCGGCGCGTCGGTCAACTCCTCCGGCCAGGTGGGTGCGCTGAAGACCCTGTCGCTCTCTACTCAAGACCAGCCGACCTTCGACGCCGCCTACGACGGCACAAACTACGTCGTTACATGGGCCGACCGCAGATCCGGAGTCTACAGAGTCTACGCGGCACGGGTATCTCCGGCCGGAGTCATCCTAGATCCGGACGGCGTGCTTGTCAGCGCCACGTACACCGGCAGCCAGACCGAGCCGACGATCGCATGGGACGGCACGCAGTTCCTAGTAGCATGGACTGAACTCGGCGCCGTGTTCACGGACATCAAGGGCATGCGGCTATCCCCTACCCTCGCGCGCCTCGATGCCACGCCGCTGAACATCTGCAACATCGATCTGGACCAGAAATCGCCGACGGTCGCTTGGAACGGCGCGAACTTCCTCGTAGCGTGGGTGGATTATCGCGGCGCGGTCGCCCCGGACTACTTCTCCGACATCCGCGGGGCCAGGGTCTCGCCCGCCGGCGTAGTCACCGCGATCGGAACGGCGATATCGGGAGCGGCAGACCACCAGTTCGCTCCTTCGGCGGCCTCATGCGGCGGGAACTGGCTGGTCGCGTGGGAGGACTATCGAACCAACAGTTCACCGGTGGTGTACTGCACAAGGGTGACCGGCGCGGGGAGCGTACAGGATGTCGCGGGCATAGTCGTTCCCTCGTATCCCTACTGGCAAGTTCAGCCTAGGGTCACCACCGACGGCACGAACTACTTCATCGTATGGTCCGACAAGCGCGACGGCTGGTCGAACGACAACATCTACGGCGTGCGCATGTCCACATCGGTTGTACGGCTCGATCCCGCTGACCTCCTGATCTGCGGCGCGACCTCATCACAGACAAGCCCCTCCGCCGCCTGGAACGGGCAGAAGTACCTCGTCGCCTGGCAAGACAGCCGCACGAGTTCGATCTCATCGAGCGACATATATCTGAAGCAGGTCACATCCGCCGGAGCGGTTGATCCTACGGACGCACTGATCTCCGGGGGAACCCACGCGGAGATGAACCCGAAAGTCATCGCGCCGGGGCCGGGTGCGGCGGCCTTCTTCTACAGCAACTTCATCTCGGGAACTTACCGGACTGTCGGTCGAACACTCGTCGAGGCACCGCCGGTGCCGATCGTCAGCGACGACGGCGCGATCACGACAAGTTCCTCGTCGCTGCATGCCACATGGCACGTGGGCGGCAGGGAAGCTGAGGTGCTGGAATACCGATACACGATCGGCACGACGCCGGGCGCTTCTGACGTCGTACCGTGGGCCTCGGCGGGCACCAACACCGGAATCACGCACACTGGACTCTCTCTCGTTGACGGCCAGACCTACTACTTCGCGGTCCAGAGCCGGGTCTCCGCAGATCCGTGGAGCGGCTCGGGCGTCAGCGACGGAATCATGGTAGACGCGTCCGCGCCGACGACCCCGGTCGTCACCGACGACGGGCAGTACACGTCCAGCCTCGACTCCCTCCACGCGACGTGGACATCGTCCGACCCGCAAACCGGCGTCGCGCAGTATCAGTATGCAATCGGCACGTCCTCCGGCGGGACCGATGTCATCGGCTGGACATCGGCTGGCACGAATAGCTCAGTGACGAGGACGGGGCTCACACTATCGGAGGGCGCGACTTATTTCATAAGCGTGAAGGCCCTCAACGGCGCCGGGCTCTGGAGTATCGTCGGATCGAGCAACGGCATCACCGTCGAGGCGTCCGCGCCGACCACGCCGGCCGTTACCGACGACGGCGAGTACACTTCGAGCCAGGATACTCTTCACGCGACATGGGCGTCTTCCGATCCGCACTCGGGCATCGCGGAGTATCAGTATGCCATCGGCACGACCGCTGGCGCGACGGACGTAGCAGGCTGGACCTCGACGGGAACGACTGCCGGGGCAACGAAGGCCGGGCTTTCGCTGAGCGATGGCACGACCTACTTCTTCTCGGTGAAGGCAAAGAACGGCGCCGACATGTGGAGCACCGTGGGAAGCAGCGATGGCATCACGGTGGACGCGAGCGCCCCGACCACTCCGACCGTAACAGACGACGGCGATTTCACACTCCCCGATATGCTGCACGCCTCGTGGAGCGCCGAGGACCCGCATTCCGGAATCGCGGAGTATCAGTATGCCATCGGCACGACCGCAGGCGGCAACGACATCGTGGATTGGACATCGGCGGGCGCGGATACTGAGGTCACCAAGACCGGGCTCTCGCTCTCTCAGGGAGTTCAGTACTTCGTCAGCGTGAAGGCGCTGAACGGCGCGGGCCTCTGCAGCGACGCGGGTTCGAGCGACGGCATATCAGTCGCCGCCGACGCGGGAACGAGCCTTCAGGCAAAGGCCCTCGCAGACGGTGCAGGGCTGATCCTGAGCCACAAGGTAGTCACCGCAGGCGCGGATAACCTGCCGAACCTGGGCGGCGCCCTCTTCTACATCGAGGAGGCCGACCGGACATCGGGCATCAAGGTCATGAGCGACGAGCCGATCAATGCCGGGAGCATCATTGACGTCGCGGGCGAGATCGAACTCGTGGACGGCGAACGGCAGATCACGGC
Proteins encoded in this region:
- a CDS encoding PEP-CTERM sorting domain-containing protein, translated to MKLTLSLIIALAVIALCSTSAFAVGPFSMTYGPGAAPGTWIYTLINNDAPGGDVIPLYLDIYWDPAVASDYFTVVGAPAGWVVNPAYDFPAFDAVGNDPGPGEKLKGFEIAAPTPALFFTAYYSVLGEEQTPYDGVAVPEPGSMMALLGGVASLGAMIRRRRA
- a CDS encoding fibronectin type III domain-containing protein; translated protein: MTVRFAPARNLLIAILAMTALVACSSTLAAPTPGAEFKLPNAVGPTRYNQQYTDICAGNGVYLAVWHDQRSGADFDVYGILLDVNGNPIGEESFLISKMTGGASAPNDQLYPGVGFNGTNFLVAWADKRAANVIPRIYASRVTPSGEVLDLNGIALPTAVTPTDQTAPQIASNGTDWMVVWQEKSSSGSDDIWGTVVSAAGTVGTRTAISNRTDNEQWPGIAWNGTNYLVVWQDYRNSESTGTDIYGVRLTSAGAKVAGSEKIISTAAGSTSAGAAGAQSVPSVAAVASSIWLIVWQDARGANSDIYCARMSSSGTVSDLGGVAVSTAANDQEEPRVTWDGTYFLAAWRDKNASYGIRASRITTNAAVLDPGGIAVINSAAGPYGPAVSGRDGVSLVAWYSLDISDSDIFGASVNSSGQVGALKTLSLSTQDQPTFDAAYDGTNYVVTWADRRSGVYRVYAARVSPAGVILDPDGVLVSATYTGSQTEPTIAWDGTQFLVAWTELGAVFTDIKGMRLSPTLARLDATPLNICNIDLDQKSPTVAWNGANFLVAWVDYRGAVAPDYFSDIRGARVSPAGVVTAIGTAISGAADHQFAPSAASCGGNWLVAWEDYRTNSSPVVYCTRVTGAGSVQDVAGIVVPSYPYWQVQPRVTTDGTNYFIVWSDKRDGWSNDNIYGVRMSTSVVRLDPADLLICGATSSQTSPSAAWNGQKYLVAWQDSRTSSISSSDIYLKQVTSAGAVDPTDALISGGTHAEMNPKVIAPGPGAAAFFYSNFISGTYRTVGRTLVEAPPVPIVSDDGAITTSSSSLHATWHVGGREAEVLEYRYTIGTTPGASDVVPWASAGTNTGITHTGLSLVDGQTYYFAVQSRVSADPWSGSGVSDGIMVDASAPTTPVVTDDGQYTSSLDSLHATWTSSDPQTGVAQYQYAIGTSSGGTDVIGWTSAGTNSSVTRTGLTLSEGATYFISVKALNGAGLWSIVGSSNGITVEASAPTTPAVTDDGEYTSSQDTLHATWASSDPHSGIAEYQYAIGTTAGATDVAGWTSTGTTAGATKAGLSLSDGTTYFFSVKAKNGADMWSTVGSSDGITVDASAPTTPTVTDDGDFTLPDMLHASWSAEDPHSGIAEYQYAIGTTAGGNDIVDWTSAGADTEVTKTGLSLSQGVQYFVSVKALNGAGLCSDAGSSDGISVAADAGTSLQAKALADGAGLILSHKVVTAGADNLPNLGGALFYIEEADRTSGIKVMSDEPINAGSIIDVAGEIELVDGERQITASAVKVVSTGNQLPRPFNMRGRAIGGVDFNEHTPGVYNGEGPNNLGLYIMTWGKVTYTGGEGDDFFYANPGTFLRDGSGYVGVKIRCRPELKPTVGSTVIVTGISSCEPLDENSIRRVLATQVLEYSQ